In Streptomyces sclerotialus, one genomic interval encodes:
- a CDS encoding TetR/AcrR family transcriptional regulator, whose amino-acid sequence MERGERILDAAGELLVAWGYRRVTIDEIARRAQVGKGTVYLHWKTKDALFLAVVLRSKLRSHRSQLARMRDDPLEVLPSRMMRGVYLDFLADPVLRAFYHDDADILGRFNDIAKKELAELAAYGNEVVRRYLEVLRAHGLVRTDMTVEEQQYALLATASGFFLSEALLHDRAPQNAADRSRILARTVRAALETPGGPDPDPGPDPDPGPDPDPGAGPAAARTHEAAVAAAPEIIPVFERLAELSEREMRRQLRE is encoded by the coding sequence GTGGAGCGCGGTGAGCGGATTCTGGACGCGGCGGGGGAGTTGCTGGTCGCGTGGGGATACCGGCGCGTCACCATCGACGAGATCGCCCGCCGCGCCCAGGTCGGCAAGGGCACGGTCTACCTGCACTGGAAGACCAAGGACGCGCTCTTCCTGGCCGTCGTGCTGCGGTCCAAACTCCGCAGCCACCGTTCCCAGTTGGCGCGCATGCGCGACGACCCGCTGGAGGTCCTGCCGAGCCGGATGATGCGCGGGGTGTACCTGGACTTCCTGGCGGACCCGGTACTGCGCGCCTTCTACCACGACGACGCCGACATCCTCGGCCGGTTCAACGACATCGCCAAGAAGGAGCTCGCCGAGCTCGCCGCGTACGGCAACGAGGTGGTGCGCCGCTACCTAGAAGTGCTGCGCGCGCACGGGCTGGTACGCACGGACATGACCGTCGAGGAGCAGCAGTACGCGCTGCTGGCGACCGCCTCCGGCTTCTTCCTCTCCGAAGCACTGCTGCACGACCGTGCCCCGCAGAACGCGGCGGACCGGTCCCGCATCCTCGCCCGTACGGTACGGGCCGCACTGGAGACCCCGGGCGGCCCCGATCCGGACCCGGGCCCCGATCCGGACCCGGGCCCCGATCCGGACCCGGGCGCCGGCCCGGCCGCGGCCCGTACTCACGAGGCCGCTGTCGCCGCCGCGCCGGAGATCATCCCCGTTTTCGAGCGCCTGGCGGAGCTCAGCGAACGGGAGATGCGCCGGCAACTGCGTGAGTGA
- a CDS encoding SDR family oxidoreductase translates to MSIQDHDNGRRPLQGSVALVTGASSGIGTATALTLAQEGCALALVARRTERLAELTAEIGKLGGPAPFSLTADLSDASQADRVVSAAVDHFGRLDVLVNNAGYGARSPFEDSDPEDWDRMLDLNVKAVLRMSHAALPYLLRAAADSPRGIADLVNISSVAGRVPRKNNSVYSASKHAVCSFSEALRQEMTGRGVRVGLVEPGVTVTEMTSGSQASSARGLPREDWLVAEDVARCVGFMVTQPARMAVNEITVRPTAQEH, encoded by the coding sequence ATGAGCATTCAAGATCATGACAATGGACGGCGGCCGCTGCAGGGGAGCGTGGCGCTGGTCACCGGCGCCTCCAGCGGGATCGGGACCGCGACGGCGCTGACGCTCGCGCAGGAGGGGTGCGCCCTCGCCCTGGTCGCCCGCCGTACCGAACGGCTGGCGGAGCTGACCGCCGAGATCGGGAAGCTGGGCGGCCCGGCCCCGTTCTCCCTCACCGCCGACCTGAGCGACGCGTCCCAGGCCGACCGTGTCGTCTCGGCGGCCGTCGACCACTTCGGGCGGCTGGACGTCCTGGTGAACAACGCCGGATACGGGGCGCGCAGCCCGTTCGAGGACAGCGACCCCGAGGACTGGGACCGCATGCTCGACCTGAACGTGAAGGCGGTACTGCGCATGTCCCACGCCGCGCTGCCGTACCTGCTGCGCGCGGCGGCGGACAGCCCGCGCGGCATCGCCGACCTGGTGAACATCAGCTCGGTCGCCGGCCGGGTACCGCGCAAGAACAACAGCGTCTATTCGGCGAGCAAGCATGCCGTATGCAGCTTCAGCGAGGCGCTGCGGCAGGAGATGACCGGGCGCGGCGTACGGGTCGGGCTGGTCGAGCCAGGGGTGACGGTGACGGAGATGACCAGCGGCAGCCAGGCGTCCTCGGCCCGCGGGCTTCCGCGGGAGGACTGGCTGGTGGCCGAGGACGTCGCGCGGTGCGTCGGCTTCATGGTCACCCAGCCCGCGCGGATGGCCGTCAATGAAATCACGGTGCGGCCGACCGCTCAGGAGCACTGA
- a CDS encoding Gfo/Idh/MocA family protein — MRVGVVGLKRGLHLAVWCRRVGIDVAAVCDRTAERRAAARDEFPQAFVAVRWEELLERRLDAVLLANDFDAHAPLALAFLERGVHVLSETAACVDLAEGRELIAVAERSSATYSFAENYVAHPHVRLLRQAVDAGELGRISLIEADYLHGMAPSAVTDLTGDPAHWRGRIAPTAYCTHTVSPVLALTGAWPVEVTAFPADLAGPRSAVVMAVRLSSGALALTRHGFLQGEPDSHWSWLSVRGTRALAESVRAPGERAWSVRVRTEAWAAPDGRTREEERTPPALVLDGAGPAGEQVERADEGTVLILQALRDTVERGAPPLVGVRQAVAASLVGVAGAESLRDGSRPVPLPDFSGEVPDRRGV, encoded by the coding sequence ATGAGGGTCGGTGTCGTGGGGCTGAAGCGAGGGCTGCACCTGGCGGTGTGGTGCCGGCGGGTGGGGATCGACGTGGCGGCGGTCTGTGACCGTACGGCCGAGCGGCGCGCGGCGGCGCGGGACGAGTTTCCGCAGGCGTTCGTGGCCGTGCGGTGGGAAGAGCTGCTGGAACGGCGCCTGGACGCCGTTCTTCTCGCCAACGACTTCGACGCCCACGCACCGCTCGCCCTGGCCTTCCTGGAGCGAGGGGTGCATGTCCTCTCCGAGACCGCGGCCTGTGTGGACCTGGCGGAGGGGCGGGAGCTGATCGCGGTCGCCGAGCGTTCCTCGGCCACGTACTCCTTCGCCGAGAACTACGTGGCCCATCCGCACGTCCGGCTGCTGCGGCAGGCGGTGGACGCCGGGGAGCTGGGCCGGATCAGCCTGATCGAGGCGGACTACCTGCACGGTATGGCGCCGTCGGCCGTCACGGACCTGACCGGGGACCCCGCGCACTGGCGCGGCCGGATCGCGCCGACCGCCTACTGCACCCACACGGTCTCCCCGGTTCTGGCCCTCACCGGCGCGTGGCCCGTCGAGGTCACGGCGTTCCCGGCGGACCTGGCCGGGCCTCGGAGCGCGGTCGTCATGGCGGTCCGCCTCTCCAGCGGCGCCCTGGCCCTGACCCGGCACGGCTTCCTTCAGGGCGAACCGGACAGCCACTGGAGCTGGCTGTCCGTACGGGGCACCCGCGCGCTGGCGGAGTCGGTGCGCGCACCGGGGGAGCGGGCCTGGTCGGTCAGGGTGCGGACCGAGGCGTGGGCCGCGCCGGACGGCCGCACCCGCGAGGAGGAACGCACTCCGCCGGCGCTCGTCCTGGACGGGGCGGGGCCGGCGGGGGAGCAGGTCGAGCGCGCGGACGAGGGAACCGTGCTGATCCTCCAGGCGCTCCGGGACACGGTCGAGCGGGGTGCTCCGCCGCTGGTCGGGGTGCGTCAGGCGGTGGCGGCCTCGCTGGTCGGCGTGGCGGGGGCCGAGTCGCTGCGCGACGGTTCCCGGCCGGTACCGCTGCCCGACTTCTCGGGCGAGGTGCCGGACCGCCGGGGCGTCTGA
- a CDS encoding CoA-binding protein, whose product MYGDPATIRKILTELGDTWAVVGLSSNQQRAAYGVAGVLQRFGKRIVPVHPKAETVHGERGYPSLDAIPFDVDVVDVFVNSALAGQVADEAVSIGAKAVWFQLGVIDETAYERTRAAGLDMVMDRCPAIEINSLR is encoded by the coding sequence ATGTACGGCGACCCGGCGACCATCCGCAAGATCCTGACGGAGCTCGGGGACACCTGGGCCGTCGTGGGCCTCTCCTCGAACCAGCAGCGCGCCGCGTACGGCGTAGCCGGCGTACTGCAGCGATTCGGCAAGCGGATCGTCCCCGTGCACCCGAAGGCCGAGACGGTGCACGGGGAACGGGGTTACCCCTCCCTCGACGCCATCCCCTTCGATGTCGACGTCGTCGACGTGTTCGTGAACAGCGCGCTGGCGGGGCAGGTCGCCGACGAGGCCGTGTCCATCGGCGCCAAGGCGGTCTGGTTCCAGCTCGGCGTCATCGACGAGACGGCGTACGAGCGCACCCGCGCCGCCGGGCTGGACATGGTCATGGACCGCTGCCCGGCGATCGAAATCAATTCCCTACGTTAG
- a CDS encoding MGH1-like glycoside hydrolase domain-containing protein, which yields MSRHPQSRTWHSSLLRGRPVVKAVLTASIVTALAATMPSAPAVPAQAATGTAAAGDARCAVPEEPGRFKDGTGSATVTVTDVDADCLRTYKLVSSVAGERVLKEAPGKPTLRSGSVLLDGLYAMAHDDAELNKTDRLTDGSYNDGKPIDCPGGCYQTGKLWTYVWTRDVAYSADLGLTTADPERMRNTLAFKLSERRDGSGDTQIIQDTGTGGSYPSSTDRVVWALGASEIINWLPDGKRQAFADKAYEAIRNTIEHDRKVVFDQDDGLYLGEHSFLDWREQSYADWTKDDVATIATSRSLSTNVTHWAAIDAAARLAADAGDKTAAAKYRGWADDLMQAVREKFWLPEKGQFSQMLSTEKDTSPVNRYDALGTSLAVLTGVATPEQAKQAVANYPQTSYGPSVLWPQQQGVPSYHNNAVWPFVTAYMMRAAAKTGNDGVATQQARSLVRGGALFATDKENINILDGSTKTALNSDRQLWSVAGMMSMVQQSIFGIDAREDGLHIDPFLPAQLRETYFPGGERAALNDLDYRGHKLNVELDIPAGKAGEGAYQVESLTLDGKKMPAGTPITEKMLGDGESGESGESGESTVVVKLAEPAAGSGQKAPKPVDLSSKEALYGPTTPDVKNVTVKDGRTQLSLDTGDENPAKVTMDVLRDGKVIAENVAVGAGEQTWTDRTARPEEVSPCYSVRLTYTSSGNTSQHAEPECYWGPGDDRVHKVTGEDFEATGGKKTTGDNGVYYADWGTGPSDKLAARITPKATGEYLLQADAAVGGPINTGVSSGMKMLRVYDDATGELVTERVIAMPNTGSWTTVRGSTFAKAELTEGKTYRIELAQDPLAVNMSYFQHNALYKDTREGPSNYSDVYAIKALLKRATTAGSKQ from the coding sequence GTGAGCAGACATCCGCAGAGCCGCACCTGGCATTCCTCTCTTCTCCGTGGCAGACCAGTGGTCAAGGCCGTTCTGACGGCGTCCATCGTCACAGCCCTGGCGGCCACCATGCCATCCGCGCCGGCCGTGCCGGCCCAGGCAGCCACCGGTACCGCGGCTGCCGGCGACGCACGGTGCGCCGTCCCCGAGGAGCCGGGACGCTTCAAGGACGGCACCGGTTCGGCCACCGTGACGGTCACCGACGTCGACGCGGACTGCCTGCGCACGTACAAGCTGGTCAGCTCCGTCGCCGGCGAGCGGGTCCTCAAGGAGGCGCCGGGCAAGCCGACCCTGCGATCCGGCTCCGTGCTGCTGGACGGCCTGTACGCGATGGCTCATGACGACGCGGAGCTGAACAAGACCGACCGGCTGACCGACGGCTCGTACAACGACGGCAAACCGATCGACTGTCCGGGCGGCTGCTACCAGACCGGCAAGCTCTGGACGTACGTCTGGACGCGGGACGTGGCGTACTCCGCCGACCTCGGCCTGACCACGGCCGACCCCGAACGGATGCGCAACACGCTCGCGTTCAAGCTGAGCGAGCGGCGCGACGGGTCCGGGGACACCCAGATCATCCAGGACACCGGCACCGGCGGCAGCTATCCCAGCTCCACCGACCGGGTCGTGTGGGCGCTCGGCGCGAGCGAGATCATCAACTGGCTCCCCGACGGCAAGCGGCAGGCGTTCGCGGACAAGGCGTACGAGGCGATACGCAACACCATCGAGCACGACCGCAAGGTCGTCTTCGACCAGGACGACGGCCTCTACCTCGGTGAGCACTCCTTCCTGGACTGGCGCGAGCAGAGCTACGCGGACTGGACCAAGGACGACGTGGCCACCATCGCCACCTCGCGCTCGCTGTCCACGAACGTCACCCACTGGGCAGCCATCGACGCGGCCGCCCGTCTCGCTGCCGACGCGGGTGACAAGACCGCAGCTGCCAAGTACCGGGGCTGGGCGGACGACTTGATGCAGGCTGTCCGGGAGAAGTTCTGGCTGCCCGAGAAGGGCCAGTTCTCCCAAATGCTCAGCACCGAGAAGGACACCTCTCCGGTCAACCGTTACGACGCCCTGGGCACCTCGCTGGCCGTGCTCACCGGCGTCGCCACACCGGAGCAGGCCAAGCAGGCCGTTGCGAACTACCCCCAGACCTCCTACGGCCCGTCGGTGCTCTGGCCGCAACAGCAGGGCGTGCCCTCGTACCACAACAACGCGGTGTGGCCGTTCGTGACCGCCTACATGATGCGGGCCGCCGCCAAGACCGGCAACGATGGCGTGGCCACGCAGCAGGCCCGCTCCCTGGTACGCGGCGGGGCGCTGTTCGCCACCGACAAGGAGAACATCAACATCCTGGACGGCAGCACCAAGACGGCCCTCAACTCCGACCGTCAGCTCTGGAGCGTCGCCGGCATGATGTCGATGGTCCAGCAGAGCATCTTTGGTATCGACGCCCGTGAGGACGGCCTGCACATCGATCCGTTCCTGCCCGCCCAGCTGCGCGAAACCTACTTCCCCGGCGGCGAGCGGGCGGCGCTGAACGACCTCGACTACCGGGGCCACAAGCTGAACGTCGAGCTCGACATCCCGGCGGGCAAGGCCGGTGAGGGCGCATACCAGGTGGAGTCGCTGACCCTCGACGGCAAGAAGATGCCGGCCGGTACGCCGATCACCGAGAAGATGCTCGGCGACGGCGAGTCGGGTGAATCAGGCGAGTCGGGCGAGTCCACCGTGGTCGTGAAGCTCGCCGAGCCCGCGGCCGGCTCGGGACAGAAGGCGCCGAAGCCCGTGGACCTCTCCTCCAAGGAAGCCCTCTACGGGCCCACCACTCCGGACGTCAAGAACGTCACCGTCAAGGACGGCCGGACGCAGCTGTCCCTCGACACCGGCGACGAGAACCCCGCCAAGGTCACCATGGACGTCCTCCGCGACGGCAAGGTGATCGCCGAGAACGTCGCGGTCGGCGCCGGTGAGCAGACGTGGACCGACAGGACCGCGCGGCCGGAAGAGGTCTCGCCCTGCTACAGCGTCCGCCTGACCTACACCTCCAGCGGCAACACCTCCCAGCACGCCGAGCCCGAGTGTTACTGGGGACCGGGCGATGACCGCGTGCACAAGGTCACCGGCGAGGACTTCGAAGCCACCGGCGGCAAGAAGACCACCGGCGACAACGGCGTGTACTACGCCGACTGGGGCACCGGCCCGAGCGACAAGCTCGCCGCCCGCATCACTCCGAAGGCCACAGGCGAGTACCTGCTGCAGGCCGATGCCGCGGTCGGCGGGCCGATCAACACCGGTGTCTCCAGCGGCATGAAGATGCTGCGTGTCTACGACGACGCCACCGGCGAACTCGTCACCGAACGCGTCATCGCCATGCCCAACACGGGCAGTTGGACGACGGTGCGGGGCTCCACCTTCGCCAAGGCCGAGCTCACCGAAGGCAAGACCTACCGCATCGAACTCGCCCAGGACCCGCTCGCCGTCAACATGAGCTACTTCCAGCACAACGCGCTCTACAAGGACACCCGCGAGGGCCCCTCCAACTACAGCGACGTGTACGCCATCAAGGCACTGCTGAAGCGCGCGACCACAGCGGGCTCGAAGCAGTGA
- a CDS encoding glycoside hydrolase family 15 protein — protein MTRTRKLTAAIGAALALTVGSSLTPQWTPATAAESDEAPGAPGAAPSTARPPADKTGFGTSYGTSGKTWFTLQGGRLGEVYYPTLDTPNVRELGFVITDGKDFAVRADEASRQVTRLSDPQSPTYRTVATDKDGRWRLTTTYVTDPDRSAVQADVEFESLTGRPYQVYALYDPALSNYGADDSGRTEDGALVASDDRTASALVASTGFTATSSGYLGAGDGWTDLLQDRRMDWTYGSASKGNVVQTGRTTLTGLDDRRRTTLALGFGPDATRALKTANTSAGTGFKRVSAAYAAGWHRYLSGLRRPPEALRTERERQAYRVSAMVLAATEDKTHRGAFVASPSMPWSGKEEPDTSGYNAVWARDLYQVGTALIAVGDRAGAERALDYLFEKQQRQDGSFPQKSATDGTPIWTGIQLDQVAFPILLADQLGRTDAKTWSHVKRAADFIVGYAKDGHTAPWSEQERWENQSGYSPATIASEIAGLVTAAKIAKANGDTDSAQRYLDTADAWQRKVKDWTVTHNGPYSTKPYFLQLTKDGNPNTGTTYDVSNGGPADADQRIIVDPSFLELVRLGVLPADDPDVVHSLKVVDEQLGFDTPNGRFWYRGSFDGYGETADGSPWFISQPGDGRTHGRGWPLLNGERGEYDLVADDPAGAREQLAAMARTTNSGYLMAEQVWDDKAPAGFTPGTGTTSATPLAWTHAQYLRLAVNLADGRLTEQPPLVACRYTDRCD, from the coding sequence GTGACCCGCACACGGAAGCTGACCGCAGCCATTGGGGCCGCCCTCGCCCTGACGGTGGGATCGTCGCTGACGCCGCAGTGGACACCGGCGACGGCGGCCGAATCCGATGAGGCCCCCGGCGCGCCCGGGGCCGCCCCGTCGACGGCCCGTCCGCCCGCGGACAAGACCGGTTTCGGTACGAGTTACGGAACGTCCGGCAAGACGTGGTTCACCCTTCAGGGCGGACGCCTGGGGGAGGTGTACTACCCGACCCTGGACACACCCAACGTGCGCGAGCTCGGCTTCGTGATCACGGACGGGAAGGACTTCGCCGTCCGTGCCGACGAGGCATCCCGCCAGGTCACCCGGCTCTCCGATCCGCAGAGCCCGACCTACCGGACCGTGGCCACGGACAAGGACGGCCGCTGGCGGCTGACGACCACCTACGTCACCGACCCCGACCGCTCCGCCGTCCAGGCCGACGTCGAGTTCGAGTCGCTGACCGGCCGTCCGTACCAGGTGTACGCGCTCTACGATCCGGCCCTGAGCAACTACGGTGCCGACGACTCCGGCCGTACGGAGGACGGCGCTCTGGTCGCCTCCGACGACCGGACCGCCAGCGCACTGGTGGCCTCCACGGGCTTCACCGCCACCTCCAGCGGCTACCTGGGGGCCGGCGACGGCTGGACGGACCTGCTGCAGGACCGGCGGATGGACTGGACGTACGGCTCCGCGTCGAAGGGCAATGTCGTCCAGACCGGCCGGACCACACTCACCGGCCTCGACGACCGCCGCCGCACCACCCTCGCCCTCGGCTTCGGCCCGGACGCCACCCGGGCGTTGAAGACGGCGAACACCTCGGCCGGCACCGGGTTCAAGCGCGTCTCGGCAGCGTATGCGGCCGGCTGGCACCGCTACTTGTCCGGGTTGCGCCGCCCGCCGGAGGCCCTGCGCACCGAGCGGGAACGCCAGGCGTACCGGGTGTCGGCGATGGTGCTGGCGGCGACCGAGGACAAGACCCACCGCGGCGCGTTCGTCGCCTCACCCTCCATGCCGTGGTCGGGCAAGGAGGAGCCGGACACCAGCGGCTACAACGCGGTCTGGGCGCGCGACCTGTACCAGGTGGGTACAGCCCTGATCGCCGTCGGGGACCGGGCGGGGGCCGAGCGGGCGCTGGACTATCTCTTCGAGAAGCAGCAGAGGCAGGACGGCTCCTTCCCGCAGAAGTCCGCCACCGACGGCACGCCGATCTGGACGGGCATCCAGCTCGACCAGGTCGCCTTCCCGATCCTCCTCGCCGACCAGCTCGGCCGTACCGACGCGAAGACCTGGTCGCATGTGAAGCGGGCCGCGGACTTCATCGTGGGCTATGCCAAGGACGGGCACACCGCTCCCTGGTCGGAGCAGGAGCGCTGGGAGAACCAGAGCGGCTACTCGCCGGCCACCATCGCCAGTGAGATCGCCGGCCTGGTCACCGCCGCGAAGATCGCCAAGGCCAACGGTGACACCGACTCCGCGCAGCGGTATCTGGACACCGCCGACGCCTGGCAGCGCAAGGTCAAGGACTGGACGGTCACGCACAACGGACCGTACTCCACCAAGCCGTACTTCCTGCAGCTCACCAAGGACGGTAATCCCAACACCGGGACCACATACGACGTGAGCAACGGCGGCCCCGCCGACGCCGACCAGCGCATCATCGTCGACCCCAGCTTCCTGGAACTCGTACGGCTGGGCGTACTGCCGGCCGACGACCCGGACGTCGTCCACAGCCTGAAGGTCGTCGACGAGCAGCTCGGCTTCGACACCCCGAACGGCCGCTTCTGGTACCGCGGTTCCTTCGACGGCTACGGCGAGACCGCCGACGGCAGCCCCTGGTTCATCTCCCAGCCGGGCGACGGCCGCACCCACGGCCGCGGCTGGCCACTCCTCAACGGTGAACGCGGCGAGTACGACCTGGTCGCCGACGACCCGGCCGGGGCGCGCGAACAGCTCGCCGCGATGGCACGTACCACGAACTCGGGCTATCTGATGGCCGAACAGGTCTGGGACGACAAGGCCCCCGCCGGCTTCACCCCCGGGACCGGCACCACCTCCGCGACGCCCCTGGCCTGGACGCACGCCCAGTACCTCCGGCTCGCCGTCAACCTCGCCGACGGCCGCCTCACCGAGCAGCCGCCCCTCGTCGCCTGCCGCTACACCGACCGCTGCGACTGA
- a CDS encoding GNAT family N-acetyltransferase has protein sequence MIEIRQARPEDAEELVRLRRLMFAAMDGIDQPGDWEAEAARIARRQLSGPNPVLGAFVVDADEADRADGADDAAGGDTGRRLAACAVATVEQRLPAPHHPTGRFAFLFNVCTDPAYRGRGYARATTEALLEWLAAQGVSRIDLHATDEAEALYRSLGFTEHSTPLSLDARTFRSRPDEVPAQGVTPAP, from the coding sequence ATGATCGAGATACGACAGGCGCGCCCCGAGGACGCCGAGGAACTGGTACGGCTGCGACGGCTGATGTTCGCCGCGATGGACGGCATCGACCAGCCGGGCGACTGGGAGGCGGAAGCCGCGAGAATCGCCCGCCGGCAGTTGTCGGGACCGAACCCGGTACTCGGCGCCTTCGTGGTCGACGCGGACGAGGCCGACCGGGCGGACGGCGCGGACGACGCGGCGGGCGGGGACACGGGCCGCCGGCTCGCCGCGTGCGCGGTGGCCACGGTCGAGCAGCGGCTGCCCGCACCGCATCACCCCACAGGCCGGTTCGCCTTCCTCTTCAACGTGTGTACGGACCCGGCGTACCGGGGGCGCGGTTACGCCCGCGCGACCACCGAAGCGCTCCTGGAATGGCTCGCCGCGCAGGGCGTGTCCCGCATCGACCTGCACGCCACGGACGAGGCGGAGGCGCTGTACCGCAGCCTCGGCTTCACGGAGCACTCGACCCCACTGTCCCTCGACGCCCGCACGTTCCGGAGCCGTCCGGACGAAGTGCCGGCGCAGGGTGTCACCCCCGCCCCCTGA
- a CDS encoding 4-hydroxybenzoate 3-monooxygenase — protein MGAGPAGLTLANVLHAAGVACVVLEAESREFIEQRPRAGFIEEWVVRALDRHGLAGRLLERAERQRTFEFRWEGRRHVVEPGRFSGQSHFVYPQPLLVTDLVAAYADAAGGDIRFGVRDVRPAGIDTDHPSVSYTDPETGVRHRIDCAYIAGCDGARGVSRAAIPADRLRISRLDYGIGWLALLAEAPPSAEGVVFGLHERGFSAHMARTPEVTRYYLECPPGDDPANWPHDRIWSELRTRLAAAGAQPLTEGRIIEKTVLDMHNYVVEPMGYGRLYLAGESAHLVAPIAAKGMNLAIHDALLLARALVAACTTGDEDALSRYSDACLAKVWQYQEFSQWLSDVMHGASSGDRFRAGTAAARLRQLFSSDAAAAAFGETYLGSTTDIETL, from the coding sequence ATCGGCGCCGGCCCCGCCGGGCTGACGCTCGCGAACGTCCTGCACGCCGCCGGCGTCGCCTGTGTCGTACTGGAAGCGGAGAGCCGGGAGTTCATCGAGCAGCGACCGCGGGCCGGCTTCATCGAGGAGTGGGTGGTCCGCGCGCTGGACCGGCACGGTCTGGCCGGCCGCCTGCTGGAACGGGCCGAGCGGCAGCGTACGTTCGAGTTCCGGTGGGAGGGGCGGCGGCATGTGGTGGAGCCGGGCAGGTTCTCCGGGCAGAGCCACTTCGTCTATCCGCAGCCGCTGTTGGTGACCGACCTGGTCGCCGCCTACGCGGACGCGGCCGGCGGCGACATCCGCTTCGGCGTACGGGACGTACGGCCGGCAGGCATCGACACCGACCACCCCTCCGTCTCGTACACCGACCCGGAGACCGGCGTCCGGCACCGCATCGACTGCGCGTACATAGCAGGCTGCGACGGCGCACGCGGCGTGTCACGCGCCGCGATACCGGCCGACCGACTCCGCATCTCCCGCCTGGACTACGGCATCGGCTGGCTCGCGCTGCTCGCCGAGGCCCCGCCGTCCGCGGAAGGTGTCGTCTTCGGGCTCCATGAGCGCGGCTTCAGCGCCCACATGGCGCGCACCCCCGAGGTCACCCGCTACTACCTGGAGTGCCCGCCGGGCGACGACCCGGCGAACTGGCCGCACGACCGGATCTGGAGCGAGCTGCGTACGCGCCTGGCCGCGGCCGGCGCACAGCCGCTCACCGAAGGCCGGATCATCGAGAAGACGGTCCTGGACATGCACAACTACGTCGTCGAGCCCATGGGGTACGGCCGTCTGTACCTGGCGGGCGAATCGGCCCACCTGGTGGCGCCGATCGCGGCCAAGGGCATGAACCTGGCGATCCACGACGCGCTGCTGCTCGCCCGGGCGCTCGTCGCGGCCTGTACGACCGGGGACGAGGACGCCCTCAGCCGCTATTCGGACGCCTGCCTGGCGAAGGTCTGGCAGTACCAGGAGTTCTCCCAGTGGCTGTCCGACGTGATGCACGGCGCCTCGTCCGGTGACCGCTTCCGCGCGGGGACGGCCGCGGCCCGGCTGCGGCAGCTGTTCTCCTCCGACGCGGCGGCCGCGGCCTTCGGCGAGACGTACCTCGGCTCGACGACGGACATCGAGACGCTCTGA
- a CDS encoding helix-turn-helix domain-containing protein, whose product MTDLDQLTQSLARNLKHWRTERGYTLDALAARAGVSRGMIIQIEQARTNPSVGTTVKIADALGISITTLLEYDQEPQVRLVAPGEAVRMWSTEAGSYTSLLVGTEAPGPFELWEWRLMPGEQSESDPHPQGTQELLHVRRGELTLVVDGGEHPVPAGGSVTFEASLPHAYRNDGEEIVEMMMSVVVPSGH is encoded by the coding sequence GTGACGGATCTCGATCAGCTCACGCAGTCGCTGGCGCGCAATCTCAAACACTGGCGCACCGAGAGGGGCTACACGCTCGACGCCCTGGCCGCCCGTGCGGGCGTGAGCCGCGGCATGATCATTCAGATCGAGCAGGCGCGGACGAACCCGAGCGTAGGGACGACTGTCAAGATCGCCGACGCGCTCGGCATCAGCATCACCACGCTCCTGGAGTACGACCAGGAGCCGCAGGTGCGGCTCGTCGCGCCCGGCGAAGCCGTGCGGATGTGGTCGACCGAGGCCGGCAGCTACACCTCGCTGCTCGTCGGCACGGAGGCGCCCGGCCCGTTCGAGCTGTGGGAATGGCGGCTGATGCCGGGGGAGCAGAGCGAGTCGGACCCGCACCCGCAGGGGACGCAGGAGCTGCTCCACGTACGCCGCGGGGAGCTGACGCTCGTCGTGGACGGTGGCGAGCATCCGGTGCCGGCGGGTGGTTCGGTCACCTTCGAGGCGTCGCTGCCGCACGCTTACCGGAACGACGGGGAGGAGATCGTGGAGATGATGATGTCGGTGGTCGTCCCGTCGGGGCACTGA